AATGATCGCCTTGGCCTTGGCGGCACCGATGCCAAACAGGTCACGGCGCAACACCTCGGCGTCCGCGGAGTTCAGGTTGACCTTGGTGAACTGTTCGACTTTGTTCATCTGAACGGTGATAGGCGCTGCGGTTTCCGGCTTGATAGACGGGGCTGCGTTGGCGACAGCAGAGAGAGTAGTTAGCAAGGCGAAGACCAGAGACGACAAGTAAGTGTTATGCAT
The sequence above is drawn from the Pseudomonas quebecensis genome and encodes:
- a CDS encoding ComEA family DNA-binding protein; this encodes MHNTYLSSLVFALLTTLSAVANAAPSIKPETAAPITVQMNKVEQFTKVNLNSADAEVLRRDLFGIGAAKAKAIIAYRESNGPFTAVDELLEVKGIGKALLEKNRDRLIIN